The sequence GAAGGCTGCTGATGTTCTTTGAAAGCATTTTTGACACAACATCCGGAATAGTAACGTTCTTTTCAACGCTCATTACCGGAGCACTCATGATATCTTTTACCAGAATGTTACGGATCTGATGTTCCTGGTGCCGGTCATCTACTGCTTCACGGAACTTGGTGAGAGCGATAGCAACATCTGTCTCAGACACAAGACCTGCCATCTTGTTATCAGCCATGACAACGCATCTGGCAATTTTCTCATCAACCATTTTCCGACGGAGATGTACCATCCGTTCTCCTGCTTCAATTACATGATGTGGATCAGTGACTGAGGAGAGATCCCCTTCTGGAACCATCTTTGCAAGTAAATCTCCGTATGAGACTTGGCCCACGATTTTGTTATCTCCATCATAAACCACTGCAAGTTTTGCCTGGTTCTGAAGAAGCGGAATCAGAACATCAAGTTCCTGATCCTCATATACAATGGTAAATTCAGTATCAATCGTATTGGAGACATGAATCGCAGTAGGTGCAACTTCAGAGCTGTGTCTGGCACCAAGCTTTTCTACTATCTTCTGACGTGAAACAGTCCCAACAACTTCTCCCTGGTGAAGTACCACCAGGGGGTCAAGTCCGGTATCAAGCATCTTATCTAAGGCATCAGTCACTGGTGCAGACTTTGCAACTGTGACTGGTTTTGCCATTACGTCTCGTACAAGTATGGTATTGGTCATTGAACCACTTCCCGTATTATGTCATCTCTGGTAATTATTCCTTTTACGCCATTCTCGCCGGAGATTATCACACTCTGGCAGGCGGTCTCTAACATGACCGCAACGGCTTCTCTGGTTCTCGCTGTTTCAGGAAGAGAAAGGATAGAAGAACGCATAATCCCCGCTGCAGTACCAGACCCTACAGTATCAGGGTGATCTTCATAAAAGGCAAGATCAGTGTCAGTAATTATCCCGACAGCTCCTCCATCATCAACAACAATAACCGCTTCAGCTCCATTTTTAATCAGATCAACAACATGCCCATGGGAATGCTGTGGAGTAACCTGTACCGGTTCATGCATCAGTTCTGTAACCGGAACATCCAGTTTATCTACAATTTTTGAGCGCAGGATGTCAGTCCTTGTCAGGATTCCCAGCACCATGCCCTGGTCAATAACCGGAGCACCACTAATCTGGTGGGCCAGGAGGAGAAGGAGCGCATCCCGAATGCTGCTATCCGGAGACAAACGTACAAGATCGGTACTCATCACCCGGATCAGTGGCTCATTATCGATCTGCCGGTGCCGCCATTGAGGATTATTTCTCCGTAACCGAAACCCGATATCCTTCTTTGTAATGATCCCAAGTGCGCGTCCATCTTCAATCACAAGGATCCTGGATATTTTATGTCTAAGCATCTGGTTACGAGCATATGATACCGTGTCATTCGGTTTAGCAGCATGAACTGGCGTAGACATCAGATCAGATACCAGCATCACTTATCTCCTGCTCATTTCATTGGGTGAAAAAGCTCTTACCAGGTCAAATTCTGTAACAAGTCCAACAAGACGGCTCTGATCAATCACTGGAAGGGCGCCTACTTTTTTAGCCATCATCGCCCTGGCTGCATCAGTTACGGTCGCTTCTGAATTTGTTGTGAACAGATTGCCACTTAACAAATCCCTGACAGGAATACTCATAACCTCAGCCACATCTCCAGTGACGAGTTTTTCAAACACCTTTCCAGAGCCAATATACCGGACAATATCAGTCGCGGTAATAATCCCAAATAAAATATCTTTTTTTACAATAGGGAGTCTTCTGAACTGGTGCTCAGTCATCACCTTGGTAACCGTAGCAAGCGGACAATCTGGTTGTTGAACCAGTAGTGAACGGGTCATCACATCTTCAACCGGAGTTGCTGCATGTGAACGACACAGGATTTTCAAGACATCACGTTCGGTAATGATACCATTGAGCACCCCCTCGTCATCAACAATGGGGATACCACCAATGCGGTCACGTAAAATGATTTCAAGAGCTTCAGAAAGACTAGCGTCAGGGTGTAATGTCCTGACATCAGTCTTCATTATTTTGCTTACACTTTCATTTATTGCTGCGAGGAAATTCCCATCATGTTTGACATTAATGAGGTTGAAAAGTTCTCCACCGCCGAGAAAATCGATGACATCCCGTGCAGTAATAATACCTTTCAGCCGGTGAGTTCCTGGATCAACAATGGGCAGTCTGCGAAATCCCCATTGGGTAAGGGTCTCAATAGCGCCAAAGATCCGCATTGTCGGCGGTGCTGAGATCACCTTCGATGTTGCTATCGAAAGTACCGTTCTGTTACCGTTGTCATGATGTGAATTCATGGAGATACCAGCCTTCAGTTAGACGGTGAAAATGTATGGACATCCTGCTAATCCAAATAAGAAACAGACCAGCAGGTGTCCGGGTAAATTCAAAAATTTATACCTCCGGACGGAACACCGTCCGAAACTCATGATGACAGTGTGCAATTATTGAAACACGTCCTGTTATCAAAAACCGGCGGGTGTATATCCGGAAATCCGGACATAAGCATCCGGCATGGATGGCTTTTGTCAGCTGCAGCACCCTATAACCGGTCATCTTCCATGCAGTTCGGACAGATGAGAGTTCCATCAACACTCGTCAGATCATCTGACATCTGTCCACATCTACTGCACATTCCTGAACTAATTTCGTCAGCACGGTTGATGACAACCAGCTCCCCCATTAGTTCATTGATCTCGGTACTGACTGCAACAATGTCCCGGACACTGACTATGCCAATCACGACACCTTTTTCATTGATAATGGGCAATCTCCGGACCCTGTTATGGATCATCAGATGTGCAGCATCCTCAACGGTTTTATCTGTGCTAATCGTGATCAAGGGTGAAGTCATGATCTCACTGACATGAACTTCACTCGGGCGGAGATCCCGGGCGACAACCTTGCAGTTTATGTCCTGCTCTGTTACTATCCCCACAGCAACGCCATCCTTCAGGACAATACAACTGCCAGATGGATCTTTACTGCACATTTTTCGTGCAGCATGCGCTACCGTTGCATGATAATCAATAGTCTTGGGGTTCGTTCGCATTATCTCCCGCACTGGGACCTTGGTCTCGAGCTGGATCGTGTCACTGTTATAGCTCATTACTGTCACCTCTCGGTTTCCCGGGCAGATGCATTGCTCTGATACTTATCGGGATCGGGTATTAATCCATCGCTCCGGTGACCGGGTTATCAAATATTAAGATCCGAGACAGGTGGGATGACAACAATAATAATACTCCCTGATCATACCCTTGTAGACAGGCAGGCTTTTGTTGGCCTGATTTTTAAAAATAGCGCCGGGACGTAACTACTATGGGTATAAGCCAGACACTCTCGCGAATCCTATCAGGTCTTTTTCAGAAGAAAACCGCCCGCATTGGTATTTATGGCCCACCAAATGCGGGAAAAACAACTCTTGCAAACAGGATAGCTGAAGACTGGTCAGGAGCAATTTCTGGAACAACCAGTGAGGTGCCCCATGAGACCAGACGAGCAATAAGAACAGGAAACATTACCATAACCAGTTCAAATGGCCGCTCAATTACTATCGATATTGTTGATACACCCGGCGTTACCACCAGGGTTGACTATAAAGAGTTTTTAGAATACGGGATAGAACGGGAAGATGCGATAACCCGGGCACGCGAAGCGACAGAAGGAGTTGCAGAGGCCATGCACTGGCTTAGAGAGGATATTGATGGGGTCATCTATATGATCGATGCAACCCTCGATCCCTTTGCACAAGTCAATATCATGATGATTGGTATCATCGAGAGCAGGAAACTGCCGGTGATTATCGCAGCAAACAAGATCGATCTTCCTGATGCGGCACCTCAACGGATACGAAGTGCATTCCCCCAGCATCCGGTTGTGCCGGTTTCATGTCTTGATGGAACCCAGATAGAAAGTCTCTATGAAGAGATGGTCCAGCATTTCAGGTGAATATCATGCAGGGTGTACGAATAGACCTCATATCTGAAGAACGGCTTGCCCAGATGGCTTCAATGGAAAAGATCAGGCTTATTCTGGATAATGTCCGTGAAGGGACCATAGTCATTCTTGAAT comes from Methanospirillum hungatei and encodes:
- a CDS encoding CBS domain-containing protein; this encodes MNSHHDNGNRTVLSIATSKVISAPPTMRIFGAIETLTQWGFRRLPIVDPGTHRLKGIITARDVIDFLGGGELFNLINVKHDGNFLAAINESVSKIMKTDVRTLHPDASLSEALEIILRDRIGGIPIVDDEGVLNGIITERDVLKILCRSHAATPVEDVMTRSLLVQQPDCPLATVTKVMTEHQFRRLPIVKKDILFGIITATDIVRYIGSGKVFEKLVTGDVAEVMSIPVRDLLSGNLFTTNSEATVTDAARAMMAKKVGALPVIDQSRLVGLVTEFDLVRAFSPNEMSRR
- a CDS encoding HPP family protein, with translation MTNTILVRDVMAKPVTVAKSAPVTDALDKMLDTGLDPLVVLHQGEVVGTVSRQKIVEKLGARHSSEVAPTAIHVSNTIDTEFTIVYEDQELDVLIPLLQNQAKLAVVYDGDNKIVGQVSYGDLLAKMVPEGDLSSVTDPHHVIEAGERMVHLRRKMVDEKIARCVVMADNKMAGLVSETDVAIALTKFREAVDDRHQEHQIRNILVKDIMSAPVMSVEKNVTIPDVVSKMLSKNISSLPVTDNGKVIGIVTRESLIRAL
- a CDS encoding Era-like GTP-binding protein; this translates as MGISQTLSRILSGLFQKKTARIGIYGPPNAGKTTLANRIAEDWSGAISGTTSEVPHETRRAIRTGNITITSSNGRSITIDIVDTPGVTTRVDYKEFLEYGIEREDAITRAREATEGVAEAMHWLREDIDGVIYMIDATLDPFAQVNIMMIGIIESRKLPVIIAANKIDLPDAAPQRIRSAFPQHPVVPVSCLDGTQIESLYEEMVQHFR
- a CDS encoding CBS domain-containing protein; this encodes MLVSDLMSTPVHAAKPNDTVSYARNQMLRHKISRILVIEDGRALGIITKKDIGFRLRRNNPQWRHRQIDNEPLIRVMSTDLVRLSPDSSIRDALLLLLAHQISGAPVIDQGMVLGILTRTDILRSKIVDKLDVPVTELMHEPVQVTPQHSHGHVVDLIKNGAEAVIVVDDGGAVGIITDTDLAFYEDHPDTVGSGTAAGIMRSSILSLPETARTREAVAVMLETACQSVIISGENGVKGIITRDDIIREVVQ
- a CDS encoding CBS domain-containing protein → MSYNSDTIQLETKVPVREIMRTNPKTIDYHATVAHAARKMCSKDPSGSCIVLKDGVAVGIVTEQDINCKVVARDLRPSEVHVSEIMTSPLITISTDKTVEDAAHLMIHNRVRRLPIINEKGVVIGIVSVRDIVAVSTEINELMGELVVINRADEISSGMCSRCGQMSDDLTSVDGTLICPNCMEDDRL